In Gadus morhua chromosome 2, gadMor3.0, whole genome shotgun sequence, the DNA window TAATACCATGTATttagtgtgtatgagtgtggtGTTTTGGGAAGGTCGAAtcattctcttttttcttttttaagatCAAGAAGAACAATTTGCGAGAGGAGATTGAGAAGAAGCTGGATATGAAGCAGAAAGTCTGATTGGATGGAACACTAGAAGGACACCACTGGTGAAATTCACAAAAGTGCTTCTTAAGATGCATGTAAGAAAAAGCAATATCAAGTCCATACGAATATCCACAACTGCCAATAGTTTTGTAAAAATCGAGTTACTATGTTTAGTCACTTTACCATAGCACTCAAATGTCATTAAGGAACAAATGTCAAGTCAGTCAAAAAGGACCATGGCTCAGGCTGACAACATGAATGCATCCATTTTAAAAAAGCAAGACATACACCTCTATATCCTCAAATTAATCACTACACTTTTTCACTCCCGATATATTTGTTAcatatttttcaataaaaaaaaatagtgatTCAACCAAAAATACATTAATGCATCAATGTATGTTCTCAAAACTTTATTTAACCAAATTAGACAAACATTTGACAAACAAGCCTAGAATATAACATCTGACCACTGTGCAAAAAGTTAAATTCAGAAGAAATGTTTCAAACATGCAATTCAGTAACAGAAATAAATAGGAGCTAAATAGCAAAGGTCAGTATATACATATGTGACAGGCTTACAGCCCAAGAAAACCGGTGAGCAGTCTTTACATGGAGCCATACCAACGGGTCCATCTGGAGCCTTTCAGTCTTCGTTCCAAAATGTGGAAATGTTAGCACTCACTTTCCGCTAAGGGCAAATTAACGTTTTGCATTTTCAGAAAATGAGAACAGGATTTAAATCTAGCTTGCGGATGTAAACTGAAGGCAGCATCAACGGAACAAGCCAGGAGAGGTATTACAGTGAACTTACGGTTTGTCAAGACAGTATAGAAAACGGTACAACGAATGAAATGTTAAACGCTTGCTTAACATATCCTGTTAGTCAGGCTTACAGAATAGAGTGAGCAGGcccacaaaccaacacacgGCATAACCAAAAAACTGCTCCCTGAAACGTCAATGGCCAACCATAGAGAAAACAAAACTTGAGCAAAGAAACATTGTGAGAGATCCCTCCTAATACAGAACCAGCACATATCCGAACATCACCATCCAGGCCCCATCCAGTAGAAACAACCCATGGGTGTGATGTCGCTAAACAAATTCCAACCGTTCGGTCATTTAACGCATGTACCGGCTGGCTTGTTAGGGAACACAGACAAGAATAAATCGCAACGCTCACTTAGATATTATATGATAAACTCTGAACATAACCCTTCATAAATACATTCTAAATTGAAATGAGTTTAAACTGTGCAATTAAAGTGAAAGTAAGTGAAACCAAAACATTTGGAGAGCTGCAATTAAGATCCTTGTCGCGTGTAGAGGTTCCTCGATGAACAAAATGAACAAGTTAATCATTGAACTGCTTCAGAGCAGAGgtcgagtgagagagagagagagcagacagcgTGCAGCCCAGCTGACGGGCGCATGCCTGTGTACGGAgaggttaatacacacacacacactactagcTTGCAAACCTACTCAGCCATGCTTCTATGGCTGAGAGAGGCATTGACTCATGTGTATCCAAGGTGTCTTAGATTAAACCGCACAATCAAAAAGAGTCCGCGcacgccccccccacacacacacacacacacacacacacacagacacacacacacacacacttaagtgtCCCGTCTATTCTCATTCTGCGGGGGGAAGGTTGGAGCCGGTCCAGGGCGGGGCTGTGGTGGGGGTGCTGGGCGGGTCTTACACGCTGAGTGGCAGCATGCCAGGCGGAGACACCGCTCTGGAAGGAGCCATGGACGTCAGCGATTCTAAGCCGTTCACAGTCCTGACGGAGacccattgacacacacacaagagggatagaaagagcgacacacacacgcacaaaacaaaTAATTAGTTCAGTTATTCAAAAGTACAGAGGTGCTATTTCATCCAATTGTTTGGATTAGTTTAGAAGACCATCGCACAGAACGACGCACACTGCTATACAAGAGGCAGACTGACGTTTTGTCGAGGTAGGTGGTGTGTAGCGAGTGGGGGAACTTGGTGGCGTTGCTGTTCAGCAGCGTCCCGTTGCTGGTGGGGTTGTAGCTCTTCCTCGCCTGCTGGTCCTTCGCGTAGTTCCTGCAGGCCGCCAGCTTCGACTCCAACGACTGGAAGACGAGACGGGGGAACAATCAGCGCTACGTACCGGCAGAACCGACGGCCTTCCACTTGTCCCCGGGACTCCGTAACTCCAGAGGACCTCAGCCGAGATGTGATCAACATGGCAGCGAAAGGACAATACTTACACCCACTTTACGTAGAAGGTCGCCCACAATGCTGAGCGCCGATATCCGAGCAGAGGGCGTGAGCGCGGTGTTGCCACAGCCGTTGGTTAACACTGGGAGAGATGGAAGACGACAAGGGTGTTTAAATTGCAAACGAGACTCAATCCGACATTTGAGGGAAAAAAGCCAATAGACCTATGGGGTTGGTGGGGCTGACCTTTAGGGCCGACGAAAGGGGGGCTCGGGCCCACGGGCGTGccggggagcgagagggaggctTGCACGGGCGACTCCATCTTGTGGATGTCGGTGGTGGGCGAGCTGGGCGCTGACATCCTGTCCGTGGTGCGCTCTCTCACGGCCAGTTCCTGCCTCAGATCTGCACAGGACACGCAGCGTGTTTAATAGGAGTAATATTGAAGACACTTTCATCTGAATCGATTTATGGTTGTACAGCGATGCAGTTTAAGATACATGGGAGTTAATGAGCAGAAGGGTTTTGAATCTTGCTCGAGGATGTGTGGAGCTGGGGACGCTGACACCTTcaccacgagagagagagagagagagagagcgagagcgaaagcgcgagagagagagagcccccaCCTCGTGCTTCGTCTTTAAGCCGCTGCACAGACACCAGCATGGACTCCTTCTCGTCCAGCTCGCTCTCCAGGAAGGCGTTCCTCTCGATGGCCTGGTTCAGGCGGCCCTCGAAGTCCTCCAGAGACACGATGGTGGCcctgtgaagggggggggggggtcaagggtcaaagggtCAGCTGTTGTATTCTTGCATTATATTTCAGATCAGCGTGAACCAAACACAGTACGGCAAGT includes these proteins:
- the ndel1b gene encoding nuclear distribution protein nudE-like 1-B, giving the protein METEMIPKFPSKDEEINYWKLLSLKYKESCHDAQEELQEFQEGSRELEAELEAQLVQAEHRLRDLQSENQRLRNEVDNLKEKLEQQYAQNYKQVSVLEDDLGQTRSIKEQLHKYVRELEQANDDLERAKRATIVSLEDFEGRLNQAIERNAFLESELDEKESMLVSVQRLKDEARDLRQELAVRERTTDRMSAPSSPTTDIHKMESPVQASLSLPGTPVGPSPPFVGPKVLTNGCGNTALTPSARISALSIVGDLLRKVGSLESKLAACRNYAKDQQARKSYNPTSNGTLLNSNATKFPHSLHTTYLDKTTVNGLESLTSMAPSRAVSPPGMLPLSV